In Oceanobacillus sp. FSL K6-2867, one DNA window encodes the following:
- the argJ gene encoding bifunctional ornithine acetyltransferase/N-acetylglutamate synthase, producing MTITIESKLQVLKNGHVTSPKGYSAGGVHCGLRKTKLDFGWIHSENPATAAGVYTLNTFQAAPLKVTKESIEKEQLIQTLVVNSANANACTGEQGYLDALETQHKTAEKMGVAIDHVAVASTGVIGVPLPMEKINVGIELMDSQNSPENFEKSILTTDTVTKHIAVQLEIDGQTITIGGAAKGSGMIHPNMATMLSFMTTDAAVEAASLQQALREVTDQSFNMITVDGDCSTNDMVLVLANGKQKNNILSDQHPEWQVFKQALQFVSKELAKMIARDGEGATKLIEVQVSGASSVTAAGQVAKAIISSNLVKTAVYGADPNWGRIVCAIGYSEQPLDPQKVCVSLGDIEVVKNGLPVEFDEAEGELYLGNETVVLKIDLQNGPHEATAWGCDLTYDYVKINASYRT from the coding sequence ATGACAATTACAATCGAAAGCAAGCTGCAAGTATTAAAAAACGGGCACGTCACAAGTCCAAAAGGGTATTCAGCAGGTGGTGTCCATTGTGGGCTTCGTAAGACAAAACTAGACTTCGGGTGGATTCATTCGGAAAATCCAGCTACAGCTGCTGGTGTGTACACCTTAAATACTTTTCAAGCAGCTCCGTTAAAGGTGACGAAAGAAAGTATTGAAAAAGAACAGTTAATCCAAACGTTAGTCGTTAATTCAGCAAATGCCAATGCTTGTACTGGAGAGCAGGGATATTTGGACGCTCTGGAAACACAGCATAAAACGGCGGAAAAAATGGGAGTAGCAATTGACCATGTCGCTGTTGCCTCAACTGGAGTTATTGGCGTACCGCTTCCAATGGAGAAAATCAATGTTGGTATCGAATTAATGGATAGTCAGAACAGCCCAGAGAACTTTGAAAAATCGATTTTAACGACAGATACCGTAACAAAGCATATTGCCGTTCAATTGGAAATCGATGGTCAAACGATAACAATTGGAGGAGCTGCAAAGGGGTCGGGAATGATTCATCCGAACATGGCGACGATGCTTTCATTTATGACGACAGACGCTGCGGTGGAAGCAGCTAGTTTGCAACAGGCACTGCGGGAAGTGACAGATCAGTCGTTTAACATGATTACAGTCGATGGAGACTGCAGTACAAATGATATGGTTTTAGTGCTCGCAAATGGAAAGCAAAAAAACAATATATTGAGTGATCAGCACCCAGAGTGGCAAGTATTCAAGCAGGCCTTGCAATTTGTCAGTAAAGAGCTGGCGAAGATGATTGCTCGAGACGGAGAAGGTGCAACGAAGCTCATTGAAGTCCAAGTCAGTGGTGCTTCATCGGTAACAGCAGCCGGTCAAGTAGCAAAAGCAATTATTTCTTCTAATCTAGTAAAAACAGCTGTTTATGGTGCAGACCCGAATTGGGGACGAATTGTTTGTGCAATCGGCTATAGTGAACAGCCGCTTGATCCACAAAAGGTATGTGTCTCTTTAGGTGATATCGAGGTAGTAAAGAATGGGCTCCCAGTAGAATTTGATGAAGCAGAAGGAGAACTCTATCTTGGCAATGAAACGGTCGTCTTAAAAATTGACTTGCAAAATGGACCGCATGAAGCAACAGCATGGGGCTGTGATTTAACATACGATTACGTAAAAATAAATGCTTCTTATCGAACTTGA
- the argC gene encoding N-acetyl-gamma-glutamyl-phosphate reductase — MKKVAIIGGTGYGAIELIRLLQLHKEMQVEKIISHSQYGETIASIYPHLTDFIEEPMHELQIEKLQEEVDIIFFATPAGVTKEILPQLSKPDLQCIDLSGDLRLSSPTEYEIWYGKDAAAPQLLDKAVYGLSELYAEEIKQASVISNPGCFPTSVLLGLAPALEHQILSPQGISIDGKTGISGAGRTPTAKTHFSETNENVTPYKIGQHQHIPEIEQYLSDKAKAPVTVAFATHLIPMTRGLICTMYGQLVKKTTTEELLEIYQSYYENSPFIRIRESGVFPSTKDVYASNFCDIGIHVDERSNQIIIAAAIDNLVKGAAGQAIQNANLMNGWEETMGLHTIPVYP, encoded by the coding sequence TTGAAGAAAGTAGCAATTATTGGTGGAACAGGTTATGGAGCAATTGAGCTAATCAGACTATTACAGCTTCATAAAGAAATGCAAGTTGAGAAGATTATTTCACATTCACAGTATGGAGAAACGATTGCTTCAATCTACCCTCATTTAACGGATTTTATTGAAGAACCAATGCATGAGCTGCAAATAGAAAAACTGCAAGAAGAGGTTGATATTATATTTTTTGCAACACCTGCTGGAGTGACGAAGGAGATATTGCCGCAATTATCCAAGCCTGATTTGCAATGTATTGATCTTTCTGGTGACTTACGACTTAGTTCACCAACGGAATATGAAATTTGGTATGGAAAAGATGCTGCTGCGCCACAGTTGCTAGACAAGGCTGTTTATGGTTTATCGGAGCTTTATGCCGAGGAAATTAAGCAGGCAAGTGTTATCTCAAACCCTGGGTGTTTTCCGACATCTGTCTTACTCGGATTAGCACCGGCATTGGAACATCAGATTTTGTCGCCGCAAGGAATTAGTATTGATGGAAAGACTGGCATATCGGGTGCTGGAAGAACACCGACAGCTAAAACACATTTTTCAGAGACAAATGAAAATGTTACGCCATATAAAATTGGACAGCATCAGCATATACCAGAAATAGAGCAATATTTATCGGATAAAGCAAAGGCCCCAGTTACCGTAGCTTTTGCAACACATCTTATTCCGATGACAAGAGGTTTAATTTGTACCATGTATGGGCAATTAGTGAAGAAGACGACAACAGAAGAACTGCTTGAAATCTATCAATCTTATTATGAAAACAGTCCGTTTATAAGAATACGAGAATCAGGGGTTTTTCCTTCGACAAAGGATGTTTATGCAAGTAACTTTTGCGATATTGGTATTCATGTGGATGAACGCAGTAACCAAATCATTATTGCTGCAGCAATTGATAATTTGGTTAAAGGAGCCGCAGGGCAAGCAATCCAAAATGCGAATTTAATGAATGGCTGGGAAGAGACAATGGGGTTACACACAATACCGGTTTATCCATAG
- a CDS encoding alpha/beta hydrolase, which yields MKWKKHWKKIVTGIIVILLIIDGLAGLFFYNLAIERNVKDFLNGNADLEVSADTMDVLLAGDWRDWSREQDFEIWEMKSRDDLSLKGYYLEAKKPTNKTVVFAHGYLGRATDMSLFGEYYYEELGYNMFTADLRGHGESEGDYIGFGWHDRLDIADWIDRIIAELGTDTEIVLHGISMGAAAALMASGEELPDNVKAIVADSPYTSVDDLFAYQLDRMFHLPAFPILPATSLVTNIRAGYTLKEASALEQVRKAEIPILYIHGKSDTFVPTKMTKKLYENTKSNAEIYLYDDANHGESFVKHRDSYIAVLNSFLDKYIP from the coding sequence GTGAAGTGGAAGAAACATTGGAAGAAAATTGTAACAGGAATCATTGTGATACTGTTAATTATAGATGGTTTGGCAGGTTTATTCTTTTATAATCTGGCCATTGAACGTAATGTAAAAGACTTTTTAAATGGCAATGCTGATTTGGAAGTTTCTGCGGATACGATGGATGTTTTGCTAGCAGGAGACTGGCGTGATTGGTCGCGTGAGCAGGATTTTGAAATATGGGAAATGAAGTCTCGTGATGATCTGTCCTTGAAAGGCTATTATTTAGAGGCAAAGAAACCAACCAATAAAACAGTAGTATTTGCTCATGGCTACCTTGGTCGCGCAACGGACATGTCTTTATTTGGTGAATATTATTATGAAGAGCTTGGCTATAATATGTTTACAGCTGACCTACGAGGTCATGGGGAAAGTGAAGGCGATTATATTGGTTTTGGCTGGCATGACCGGTTGGATATAGCTGACTGGATTGATAGAATTATAGCAGAGCTTGGAACAGATACTGAAATCGTGCTTCATGGCATTTCTATGGGAGCTGCTGCCGCATTGATGGCTAGCGGCGAAGAACTCCCGGATAATGTGAAGGCAATTGTTGCTGATAGTCCATATACATCGGTGGATGATCTGTTTGCTTACCAGCTTGACCGAATGTTTCATCTCCCTGCATTTCCGATATTGCCAGCGACCAGTCTTGTTACGAATATAAGAGCTGGTTATACTTTGAAAGAAGCTTCTGCGCTGGAACAGGTGCGAAAAGCAGAAATACCTATCCTTTATATCCATGGAAAAAGTGATACATTTGTACCGACAAAAATGACAAAAAAACTGTACGAAAATACAAAAAGCAATGCCGAAATTTACCTTTATGATGATGCGAATCATGGGGAATCTTTTGTTAAACATCGAGATTCATATATTGCAGTGTTAAATTCATTTTTAGATAAATATATTCCGTAA
- a CDS encoding GTP-binding protein, whose amino-acid sequence MTLEKQLINKCYYKTFTEGSENEHPIKVLGELSILEQQKEVTDLSYIRFAQGEVYFQNKDYETAIFKWENIHNELMPWAQKNIADANFELGFYEIAEEYYKLVETDSDDLKVEVLLQLFSLYIQRDKLEMAAKSIKNAVELSPDYPHVTDMARSFFEEQQDYASGVELAVAEAIRTESLFWFEVLEAYVKDGHTAATAPAYFRELLMTLYMVNQTRFESIVAALWDSYKQNDLYFQWLKEINYLLSDINPRRSNWQELSNHYKETYLQLMNGTYLIKDLSDYIPFHLTNWIKIATGSDTLAASSAVLAWNELFPLLMNDSVVSEAEGLMSQSNHNNNKRMGDIFLIFESIRKWANGMGLSMGEHTEAIIDELLDSNNFHLLITGNEPTRKASIVNGLLGKEMAAASNTATVLFKHDDQEDINVITDQEEKRKLELDEFMQVAENEQAHVRCEMPIPFLDKNKLALIDAPVLADQRKTKKDVIPYLYLADSLLFVLNSDSILTYKEIEMAIKIRERVPELPIHFLLHTVDQSTDKLETVEWMEKTTSWIHTYFPNAKILAFSQFDKHNSQLEAFIQSIMNGCSLDEGSERKILYYSKQLIKLLPKKRLELENNIINTIKWNEEMITKLDGAVNQLRDTEEEKTQIIKRDYSKIVNKVRQDLLASIPDLLKDCAELIKEDTDFENIHVTLNDEMNKRINKHIDETVLPKLHEEIQIWIASSEAEFSDCWALLNEMSVSFNQLYDEEKLSLACDFKVLDDWRRDMNRMTMSNLQLEKFNIIKGSVSSQLFMKSAGKLLGAISQNKGTLQNKFKQSIKNKDYTKDAQSITNTFMQQFEFFGKTLERDITIFFTNPFDELKRAIEEKQQEITANEQSLNNMRNNLEVYTDPLTLFELNIRQYEWMNHSEEKIVEYR is encoded by the coding sequence ATGACATTAGAGAAGCAACTAATTAATAAGTGCTATTATAAAACATTTACAGAAGGTAGTGAAAATGAACACCCAATAAAGGTGTTGGGTGAATTGTCTATCCTTGAGCAACAGAAGGAAGTGACCGATTTGTCCTATATTCGCTTTGCTCAGGGGGAGGTATATTTTCAAAATAAGGATTATGAAACAGCAATTTTTAAATGGGAAAATATTCATAATGAGCTAATGCCATGGGCACAGAAGAATATTGCGGATGCAAATTTCGAACTGGGTTTTTATGAAATTGCGGAGGAATACTATAAACTTGTTGAAACCGATTCGGATGATTTAAAAGTAGAGGTGCTTTTGCAGCTATTTTCATTATATATACAACGTGACAAACTTGAAATGGCAGCAAAATCAATCAAGAATGCTGTTGAATTAAGCCCTGATTATCCGCATGTGACTGATATGGCTCGTTCATTCTTTGAGGAACAACAGGACTATGCGAGCGGAGTTGAGCTAGCTGTAGCTGAGGCAATTCGAACTGAGTCGCTATTTTGGTTTGAGGTTTTGGAGGCGTATGTAAAGGATGGGCATACAGCAGCAACAGCACCAGCGTATTTTCGTGAACTATTGATGACCTTGTATATGGTCAATCAAACGCGTTTCGAAAGTATCGTTGCAGCGCTTTGGGACAGTTACAAACAGAATGATTTGTATTTCCAATGGCTCAAGGAAATCAATTATCTTCTGTCAGATATAAATCCAAGACGATCGAATTGGCAAGAGCTTTCAAATCACTATAAAGAAACGTATCTGCAATTAATGAACGGTACTTATTTAATAAAGGATTTATCTGATTATATACCTTTCCATTTGACCAATTGGATAAAAATAGCTACTGGTTCTGATACACTGGCAGCTTCATCGGCTGTGTTAGCATGGAATGAGCTGTTTCCTTTATTGATGAATGATTCGGTAGTAAGTGAGGCAGAGGGCTTGATGAGCCAGTCTAATCATAATAATAATAAGCGTATGGGTGACATATTCCTGATTTTCGAATCGATTCGGAAATGGGCAAATGGTATGGGTTTATCCATGGGAGAACATACAGAAGCGATAATCGATGAGCTGCTTGATTCAAACAATTTTCACCTGCTGATTACAGGTAACGAACCAACCAGAAAAGCATCTATTGTAAATGGATTGCTTGGCAAAGAGATGGCTGCTGCTTCGAACACCGCTACTGTCTTATTTAAACATGACGACCAAGAAGATATTAATGTCATTACAGACCAAGAAGAAAAAAGAAAACTTGAGCTGGATGAGTTCATGCAAGTTGCAGAGAATGAACAGGCACACGTTCGCTGTGAAATGCCAATACCGTTTTTGGATAAAAATAAACTTGCTTTAATTGATGCACCGGTACTTGCCGATCAAAGGAAGACTAAAAAAGATGTAATTCCCTATCTTTATTTAGCGGATAGTCTATTGTTTGTTCTAAATAGCGATTCCATTTTGACTTACAAAGAAATAGAGATGGCAATCAAAATCAGAGAGCGTGTACCAGAGCTGCCGATTCATTTTCTCTTGCATACCGTGGATCAAAGCACGGACAAACTGGAGACAGTGGAATGGATGGAGAAAACAACATCCTGGATTCATACGTATTTTCCTAATGCAAAGATTCTCGCCTTCTCACAATTTGATAAACATAATAGCCAATTAGAAGCATTTATTCAATCCATTATGAATGGCTGCAGCTTGGATGAGGGAAGCGAACGCAAAATCCTCTATTACAGTAAGCAATTGATTAAACTGCTGCCTAAAAAACGACTAGAATTGGAAAATAACATTATTAATACAATAAAATGGAATGAAGAGATGATCACAAAGCTAGATGGTGCAGTAAATCAATTACGTGATACGGAAGAGGAAAAAACGCAGATTATTAAAAGAGATTACAGTAAAATTGTAAATAAAGTAAGACAGGATTTGTTGGCAAGCATCCCTGATTTGCTGAAAGATTGTGCTGAATTAATTAAAGAAGATACCGATTTTGAAAATATACATGTGACGTTAAATGACGAAATGAATAAGCGGATCAATAAACATATTGATGAAACAGTCTTGCCAAAGCTGCATGAAGAAATTCAGATATGGATTGCGAGTAGTGAAGCGGAGTTCAGTGATTGCTGGGCACTATTAAATGAAATGAGCGTGAGTTTTAATCAACTATATGATGAAGAAAAGCTAAGTTTGGCCTGTGATTTTAAAGTGTTAGATGACTGGCGCCGGGATATGAACCGTATGACTATGAGTAACTTACAATTGGAAAAGTTCAATATTATAAAGGGTTCCGTCTCTTCACAGTTATTCATGAAAAGTGCAGGGAAATTGCTTGGTGCCATTTCACAAAATAAAGGAACGCTGCAAAATAAGTTTAAACAAAGTATTAAAAATAAGGATTACACGAAAGATGCACAATCAATTACAAATACGTTTATGCAGCAATTTGAGTTTTTTGGAAAAACACTGGAACGGGATATTACGATATTTTTCACAAATCCTTTTGACGAACTGAAAAGAGCGATAGAAGAAAAACAGCAGGAGATTACAGCAAATGAGCAATCGCTAAATAATATGCGAAATAATCTGGAAGTTTATACCGATCCGCTTACACTGTTTGAATTAAATATTCGTCAATATGAGTGGATGAATCACTCAGAGGAAAAGATCGTCGAATATCGTTAA
- a CDS encoding ABC transporter permease, which produces MIGILLAKFKMFSRNPWTFLLFTGMSIGFALIIGGSGLTTISVPVYSEDEAMQQSFISERLEESDGFTFNWMTEDELKEEISAGRAEMGVILLEDDYRFVIGVDSPNRSMLEQTVNRAYAKKLQQDKILDAADATTEAEKKIVLEHLNETMDSPVFDIQRSSFRSSDAVIYDDTFQRLFGFTLFFVIYTIAYNVLPILVEKKDGLWDRVILSPVKKWEMYVANLVYSFFEGYLQVLVIFLIFRYWVGVDFHGRFLETLLVLIPYVFSIVALSIFTTALVKNAQAFNAIIPIISVSMAMIGGAYWPIEIVESEFLLALSKVNPLTYGMEVLNGIAVYGYSLEELVFPISILLLMGVVLMGVGIHLMERRHV; this is translated from the coding sequence ATGATTGGTATTTTGCTGGCAAAATTTAAAATGTTCTCAAGAAACCCTTGGACATTTTTACTTTTTACAGGAATGTCAATCGGTTTCGCACTTATAATAGGGGGCAGTGGGTTAACGACAATCAGTGTTCCCGTCTATTCTGAGGATGAAGCAATGCAGCAATCGTTTATCAGTGAAAGGCTTGAAGAATCAGATGGATTTACATTCAATTGGATGACAGAAGATGAATTAAAAGAAGAAATCTCAGCTGGCAGGGCAGAGATGGGTGTTATTCTTCTGGAGGATGATTATCGATTCGTTATAGGCGTAGATTCTCCTAATCGTTCTATGCTCGAACAGACAGTGAATAGGGCGTATGCAAAAAAACTTCAACAAGATAAAATTTTAGATGCAGCAGACGCAACAACAGAAGCAGAGAAGAAAATTGTTCTGGAACACTTAAATGAAACAATGGATTCACCTGTATTCGATATTCAACGAAGTAGTTTTAGAAGTTCGGATGCAGTTATCTACGATGATACGTTTCAGAGATTATTTGGTTTTACTCTATTTTTTGTTATCTATACGATTGCCTACAATGTACTGCCTATATTAGTGGAGAAGAAAGATGGGTTATGGGATCGAGTTATCCTTTCGCCAGTAAAGAAATGGGAAATGTATGTTGCGAATTTAGTCTATAGCTTTTTTGAAGGATATTTACAGGTGCTTGTTATCTTTCTTATTTTCCGTTATTGGGTCGGAGTTGACTTCCATGGCAGGTTTTTGGAAACGTTGCTAGTCCTTATTCCTTATGTGTTTTCAATTGTTGCATTATCAATTTTTACAACGGCATTGGTTAAAAATGCTCAGGCATTTAATGCGATTATTCCAATCATCTCTGTAAGCATGGCAATGATTGGTGGTGCATATTGGCCAATTGAAATTGTCGAATCGGAATTCCTGCTGGCATTATCCAAGGTTAACCCACTCACATATGGAATGGAAGTTCTTAATGGTATTGCTGTTTATGGCTATTCTTTAGAGGAGCTAGTCTTTCCGATCAGTATTTTGCTTTTAATGGGAGTTGTCTTGATGGGAGTAGGGATTCACCTGATGGAAAGAAGGCATGTTTAA
- a CDS encoding ABC transporter permease, whose amino-acid sequence MIGQIVKKQVLLLLRNPIQILLLVGLPIILIAILSTALGGMMMSGETANINVKVAFVEHGDEEAEIQRFLEDLYAEGMPDEAIDEIKIGIEQMAPVSILKESVLGSEEVRKFIEVIEVEASELRVIQDDNSYTAVIEVPENFTYESLEYLILNNKKSQPVLKLSQNDEQQIGPIIVNEILTQFQEQLTLGAFLQKYGIEQGAIQLDEGMLTGEVLTLEQENPIGTQEYYAVGMTVMNVLFIASTIGTIAFMEKKIHVFDRIIIGNISRWEYFIGVLLSGTLFSFIHLLIVYGFSWIVYGVKWPDLLSFLTVTASLAIAVGGIAVLLTAISYRFNSEIITNFFTGIIVTLMAVLGGSFFPIGDSSAFIRMLGNLTPNGAGMSSYLMILRGDSISDISHHILFLVLFAAASIFIAAISFPKRGSSV is encoded by the coding sequence ATGATAGGTCAAATTGTTAAGAAACAAGTATTGCTATTATTGAGAAATCCGATTCAGATTCTTCTGTTAGTCGGATTGCCAATCATCTTAATTGCTATTCTTAGTACAGCACTTGGAGGCATGATGATGAGTGGGGAGACTGCAAATATTAATGTGAAAGTTGCGTTTGTTGAACATGGAGATGAGGAAGCAGAGATCCAGCGATTTCTGGAAGATCTTTATGCTGAGGGAATGCCAGACGAAGCTATTGACGAAATCAAGATAGGGATTGAGCAGATGGCACCTGTAAGCATATTAAAAGAATCTGTTTTGGGAAGTGAAGAGGTACGCAAGTTTATAGAGGTTATCGAAGTGGAGGCTTCGGAACTTCGTGTAATACAGGATGATAATTCATATACAGCAGTAATAGAGGTTCCTGAAAATTTTACCTATGAATCATTAGAATACCTGATTCTTAATAATAAAAAATCCCAGCCTGTACTAAAGTTATCGCAAAATGATGAACAGCAAATTGGACCGATAATTGTAAATGAAATATTGACCCAATTTCAAGAACAGCTCACATTAGGGGCATTTTTACAAAAGTATGGAATTGAACAAGGTGCTATACAGTTGGATGAAGGAATGTTAACTGGTGAAGTATTAACATTGGAACAGGAAAATCCAATTGGAACACAGGAATATTATGCAGTCGGTATGACAGTAATGAATGTGCTCTTTATCGCATCAACGATAGGGACAATTGCATTTATGGAGAAAAAGATTCATGTATTTGATCGGATTATAATAGGGAATATTTCACGTTGGGAATATTTTATTGGTGTACTTCTTTCTGGAACTTTGTTTAGTTTTATCCATTTGCTGATTGTATATGGATTTTCCTGGATTGTCTATGGTGTAAAATGGCCAGATCTCTTGTCCTTCTTGACAGTAACTGCATCACTTGCAATCGCAGTAGGAGGTATTGCGGTATTGCTGACAGCAATAAGCTACCGGTTTAACTCAGAAATAATCACTAATTTTTTCACTGGTATTATTGTGACTTTGATGGCGGTCCTGGGCGGAAGCTTCTTTCCGATTGGCGATTCCTCTGCTTTTATTCGAATGCTTGGAAATCTGACTCCAAATGGCGCGGGGATGTCTTCCTACTTGATGATTTTAAGAGGGGATAGCATTTCAGATATTAGTCATCACATTCTATTTCTTGTACTGTTTGCAGCCGCCTCTATTTTCATTGCAGCAATTAGCTTTCCAAAAAGGGGGTCATCTGTATGA
- a CDS encoding ABC transporter ATP-binding protein, which yields MLELVDLSKKFKQVDAVKNLNMFIEKGEIIGLLGPNGAGKSTAISMLSSLIEPTNGDVRFHNKSMIKHPVSLRKVLGVVPQEIALYEDLTAEENMRFFGRIYRLRGAHLKKKIDEVLDQVGLTDRRKDIVKTYSGGMKRRLNIGVAMLHDPEIIIMDEPTVGIDPQSRNYILETVKRLNKEKQMTVLYTSHYMEEVEFLCDRIYIMDKGNLIASGTKDEIKRILSAEKTISIRADRWNDRFIEQLKQNPTINQVTVGEKEITIIIPKEVNMFSALIKLAEDTAVELHSVDVQTPTLEDVFLHLTGRALRD from the coding sequence ATGCTGGAATTAGTGGATTTGTCGAAGAAATTTAAACAAGTTGATGCTGTGAAAAATTTAAATATGTTTATTGAAAAGGGAGAAATTATTGGGTTGCTCGGTCCGAATGGTGCTGGGAAATCAACTGCTATTTCAATGCTATCTTCATTAATCGAGCCAACAAATGGTGACGTTCGCTTTCATAATAAAAGCATGATAAAGCACCCAGTGTCACTTCGAAAAGTACTTGGTGTAGTGCCCCAAGAAATCGCTTTATATGAAGATCTGACTGCGGAAGAAAATATGCGTTTTTTCGGAAGAATATACCGACTTCGAGGTGCACACCTGAAAAAGAAAATAGATGAAGTGCTCGATCAGGTCGGGCTTACTGACCGTCGGAAAGATATTGTAAAGACATATTCAGGTGGGATGAAACGCAGACTGAATATTGGTGTAGCGATGCTGCATGACCCTGAAATTATTATCATGGATGAGCCGACAGTTGGGATTGATCCGCAATCTAGAAATTATATTTTAGAAACAGTAAAGCGATTAAATAAAGAAAAACAGATGACTGTTTTATACACTAGTCACTATATGGAGGAAGTAGAATTTCTCTGTGACCGAATTTACATCATGGATAAAGGTAACCTTATTGCTTCTGGAACAAAGGATGAAATCAAACGGATATTATCGGCGGAAAAGACCATCTCAATTCGAGCGGATCGCTGGAATGATAGGTTTATTGAACAACTTAAACAAAATCCAACAATCAACCAAGTAACAGTAGGAGAAAAAGAGATTACTATTATCATTCCGAAAGAGGTAAACATGTTCTCTGCATTAATTAAGCTGGCAGAGGATACAGCGGTAGAGCTGCATTCTGTCGATGTACAGACACCGACACTTGAAGACGTATTCTTGCATCTTACTGGAAGAGCTTTACGAGATTAG
- a CDS encoding cytochrome c oxidase assembly protein — protein MLDIILDEFHFSTLWNGGIFLFTMFAAIIYFFLLPASKKLSWWKSFAFVLGLIVIFAAIASPLNVTGRIKFSTHCLQLVLLLLVAPPLLIAGFKTEILERVKSIRNMGKIISVLTKPVVAGAIFQVVFYGYHIPSIFNFARIDLYLNYFFLLALFLSSVLLWIPILSTDQLSCSEKRNYSFVNVLLLAPFGLILLFANTELYAIYSDINLFMSALALCLPDLTDVPPEFFASLLPFDPIHEQLLGAIIFFAGILISFTAATFLSAKKI, from the coding sequence ATGCTTGACATTATTTTGGATGAATTTCATTTTTCTACTCTATGGAATGGCGGAATTTTCTTATTTACAATGTTTGCTGCAATCATTTATTTCTTTCTTTTGCCAGCTTCAAAGAAACTTAGCTGGTGGAAGTCATTTGCTTTTGTACTCGGGTTAATCGTTATTTTTGCTGCCATTGCTAGTCCATTAAATGTTACTGGAAGAATTAAGTTTAGTACACATTGCCTGCAGTTGGTTTTATTATTGCTTGTTGCCCCACCACTTCTTATTGCAGGATTTAAAACAGAGATATTAGAGCGGGTAAAATCGATTAGGAACATGGGTAAAATAATTTCGGTTCTTACTAAGCCTGTTGTTGCAGGGGCTATATTTCAAGTCGTTTTTTATGGCTATCATATTCCATCCATTTTTAATTTTGCAAGAATCGATCTTTATTTAAATTATTTCTTCTTACTTGCACTTTTTCTTTCATCTGTACTGCTTTGGATACCGATTCTTTCGACAGATCAGCTGTCATGCAGCGAAAAGCGGAATTATTCATTCGTTAATGTTCTTTTACTAGCGCCTTTTGGTTTGATTTTATTATTTGCAAACACAGAGTTGTATGCGATTTATTCGGATATTAATTTATTCATGTCGGCACTAGCACTTTGCCTGCCGGATTTAACTGATGTTCCCCCTGAATTCTTTGCCTCACTCCTGCCATTTGACCCGATCCACGAGCAGTTGCTTGGCGCAATTATTTTCTTTGCCGGTATATTGATCAGTTTTACGGCTGCTACATTTCTATCAGCTAAAAAGATTTAA
- a CDS encoding response regulator transcription factor, translated as MWNILLVEDQTIVRQGLKVILEQEASFNVSHQAENGQQAIEIMEKHFIDFILMDVRMPVMNGIEATRIIKKRWPDVKVLILTTFNDDEYAVQALREGANGFLLKTAEPAKLIDAVHSCMNGGLTIHDEVAAKVMPRLLQTTKKPKLKIALTDRELTITKLVGEGRTNKEIADKLYLSIGTVKNHLTLILQKTGLRDRTQLAIYAVTHGITD; from the coding sequence ATGTGGAATATTTTATTGGTTGAAGATCAGACAATTGTCCGCCAAGGGTTAAAGGTTATTCTGGAACAGGAGGCAAGTTTTAACGTTTCACATCAAGCAGAAAATGGACAGCAAGCAATAGAAATAATGGAAAAGCATTTCATCGATTTCATTTTGATGGATGTACGGATGCCAGTTATGAATGGAATAGAAGCGACACGTATTATAAAAAAACGTTGGCCAGACGTGAAGGTTTTAATTTTGACAACCTTTAATGATGATGAATATGCTGTACAAGCTCTGAGAGAAGGAGCGAATGGTTTTTTATTGAAAACAGCTGAACCTGCAAAATTGATTGATGCTGTGCACAGCTGTATGAATGGTGGACTAACGATTCATGATGAGGTAGCAGCAAAGGTAATGCCACGGCTATTGCAGACAACTAAAAAACCGAAGCTTAAAATTGCTCTTACAGATAGAGAGCTTACGATAACGAAGCTCGTCGGGGAAGGCAGAACAAATAAGGAAATTGCGGATAAACTGTATCTTTCGATTGGTACAGTTAAAAATCATTTGACCTTGATTTTACAGAAAACGGGTTTGCGTGACCGGACACAGCTTGCTATTTATGCGGTAACACATGGGATTACGGATTGA